In the genome of Flavobacteriales bacterium, one region contains:
- a CDS encoding 1-acyl-sn-glycerol-3-phosphate acyltransferase translates to MQYLLKPFRLLWRIWVILVFAILFLLGYPLFALFLTREKWFTHAFTLKRVISYTTALLSGIFIRKIQESPFDKSRTYVIISNHTSYLDVILTYAFLPIYYHFIGKQELGKIPFFRILFSKTNILLDRSSRRSAQEAYNRAIADLKKGISVFLFPEGTIPHNAPNLRRFKNGAARMAIELQLPVLPITYLDHWHLFPEGDNRWKGGGPGINRIVIHPPIETYGRTSEDIESLNNQLFQITHDTLSQYKILPDSLGNPKTNSRKPA, encoded by the coding sequence ATGCAGTATTTGCTGAAACCCTTCAGGCTGTTATGGCGGATCTGGGTCATCCTGGTGTTCGCGATTCTTTTCCTGCTTGGATATCCCCTCTTCGCGCTTTTCCTGACCCGGGAGAAATGGTTCACCCACGCCTTCACCCTCAAAAGGGTCATCTCCTACACCACAGCCCTGCTTAGCGGTATATTCATCCGGAAGATCCAGGAGTCTCCCTTTGACAAATCCCGTACCTATGTCATTATCTCCAATCACACTTCCTACCTGGACGTTATCCTCACCTATGCCTTCCTACCCATCTACTATCATTTCATCGGGAAACAGGAACTGGGCAAAATCCCTTTCTTCCGCATCCTGTTCTCCAAAACCAATATCCTGCTTGATCGTTCAAGCCGCAGAAGCGCCCAGGAAGCATACAACCGTGCCATTGCAGATCTGAAAAAAGGCATCAGCGTATTTCTTTTCCCGGAAGGAACCATACCGCACAACGCACCTAACCTCAGGCGGTTCAAGAACGGCGCCGCCCGCATGGCCATAGAATTACAACTTCCCGTGCTTCCCATCACCTACCTGGACCATTGGCATCTGTTTCCCGAAGGTGATAACCGATGGAAAGGTGGCGGACCCGGCATCAATCGCATTGTGATTCATCCACCCATAGAAACATACGGACGCACATCCGAGGACATAGAGTCATTGAATAACCAATTATTTCAAATTACCCATGATACCTTAAGCCAGTACAAAATACTCCCCGATTCCCTAGGAAATCCGAAAACAAATTCTCGAAAACCCGCTTGA
- a CDS encoding SusD/RagB family nutrient-binding outer membrane lipoprotein, with the protein MKITKYIAVGLIGMTALSCTKLEEFNKDTKHPEEVTGNTLFSNALRNMCDQETSTNVNRNVFRLFAQYWTETTYTDESNYNITTRSIPDYAWRTWYRDVLGNFQQAAKVIGEETTLTTSEEVAKSNRLAIIEILNVYAYQHLVDLFGNIPYSQALNIGNVLPKYDDAAAIYVDLISRLDAANSALNTGGSSFANGSDMIYNGDVAKWKTFANSLKLKLGIALADADATLAKNTVESAYGAGVISGAGDNAALQYFASSPNTNPLYVDLELSGRKDFIPANTLVDLMNNLNDPRRNDYFMDNLSDSLGPIYKGGIYGASNSYGSYTHIDDTTIVKNPTLEMLLLDYTEVQFYLAEAAERGYSVGGTVEDYYKSGITSSILYWGGTIKEDSTYQAQTDVAFSSAPGTNLEKIGTQAWLAFYNRGFLGWTTWRRLDAPAFNPPTGLTTADIPKRYTYPANEQTLNTASYTSAASAIGGDELTTKLFWDKN; encoded by the coding sequence ATGAAAATCACAAAATATATTGCAGTAGGACTGATCGGGATGACCGCCCTGTCATGTACCAAACTGGAGGAGTTCAACAAGGACACCAAGCATCCTGAAGAGGTTACAGGTAACACCCTTTTCAGCAACGCACTGCGCAACATGTGCGACCAGGAAACCAGCACAAATGTGAACCGGAACGTATTCCGCCTGTTTGCCCAGTACTGGACAGAAACCACCTATACGGATGAATCCAACTACAACATCACCACCCGTTCCATCCCGGATTATGCCTGGAGAACATGGTACCGTGATGTACTGGGAAACTTTCAACAAGCTGCCAAAGTGATAGGTGAGGAAACAACCCTTACAACTTCAGAAGAAGTGGCTAAAAGCAATCGCCTTGCTATCATCGAAATCCTGAATGTATACGCATATCAGCATTTGGTTGATCTTTTTGGTAATATTCCTTATAGCCAAGCTTTGAATATTGGAAACGTACTGCCAAAGTATGACGATGCTGCAGCCATTTATGTTGATCTAATTTCTCGTCTGGATGCAGCAAACAGCGCCTTAAATACAGGTGGTAGCAGTTTTGCTAATGGTTCCGATATGATTTACAATGGAGATGTTGCTAAATGGAAAACATTCGCCAATTCATTGAAACTGAAACTTGGAATCGCTCTTGCAGATGCTGATGCAACTTTGGCAAAAAACACCGTAGAAAGTGCATATGGCGCCGGGGTTATTTCAGGTGCAGGTGACAATGCAGCATTGCAATACTTTGCATCGTCTCCCAACACAAATCCACTTTATGTAGACTTGGAGCTTTCCGGACGTAAGGATTTTATTCCCGCCAATACCTTGGTTGATTTAATGAACAACCTTAATGATCCCAGAAGGAATGATTATTTCATGGATAATCTTTCTGATTCATTGGGTCCCATTTACAAAGGTGGTATCTATGGAGCTTCTAACAGTTATGGTTCATATACCCACATTGATGATACCACAATTGTTAAAAATCCGACCCTGGAAATGCTTTTGTTGGATTATACAGAAGTTCAATTTTACCTGGCAGAAGCTGCAGAGCGTGGTTATAGCGTAGGCGGTACAGTAGAAGATTACTATAAAAGTGGTATTACCTCATCTATCCTGTATTGGGGTGGTACAATTAAAGAAGACTCTACTTACCAGGCTCAAACGGATGTAGCATTTTCTTCTGCGCCTGGTACCAACCTTGAAAAAATCGGTACACAGGCCTGGTTGGCCTTCTACAACCGCGGATTCCTTGGCTGGACTACCTGGAGAAGACTGGATGCACCTGCATTCAATCCTCCTACAGGTCTGACCACTGCTGATATTCCGAAACGCTATACTTACCCAGCCAATGAACAAACACTGAACACAGCAAGCTATACTTCTGCTGCCAGTGCCATCGGTGGAGACGAACTCACCACCAAACTGTTCTGGGATAAGAACTAA